A stretch of DNA from Chanos chanos chromosome 11, fChaCha1.1, whole genome shotgun sequence:
tttatttgtttgtttgcctgtttacAGAGTGTTGGTTTGCGACAACAATCTTTGCCAGTTTGACCTCTGTGACCTACACGCTCCACGTATTAGTTTGTTACAGGTAAAATGAAATAGCTTCATCGTTTATCTTCTCTGTGGTTACCTCACATTTATCGAAGACATTTTTAATATACGGAACAAATGAGGAATAATATGATTAATATTGACAGACTAATCAATCGATTGATTAACAGGAAACACCTGAGGAGACTGTGGGCGGGGAATAAGAATTTTTTACCAGAGAAGTTTCATAATCCCAGTTCTGCCGTCAGTGTGGTGAGAGAGGAAACACGCTGATCCATTTTTCTATTTGAAATGTTCAATATATTTAACAAGTGAATGTACCACCGTAATAATACCATCTCTTACACAAGGACTACATATCCACCTGTTCGGTTAATTAGTTATTTTCTTTCAAACTGTCTTAATATTTTTCATGTCAAAAACGTAAATAACTCTTAACACATTCTCAAGGAAATTATGAACTGTTCGAATAGCACATAATAACATTTTTGATATCCAGCTTCATGCCTGGTTTCAGttgtaatgtaaataatgtaaacacCCATTaagtgaagcaaaaaaaaaaaaaaaaacctaatcgTATTTTGATGCTCCCAGGCTGCCATAACAAGATACTCGGGGTGGCAGATCGCTTTTACTCTGTGGGGTAAGCACGACTCCTGTTTTCAGTGTAGGCTCTAGCAAGCCTGAATGGAGCTGACGAACCTAACAGAGCATGTTATCCTATTACAGGAAACAGTACAAGCAAAGTCTAACATTCCAACTTCTGCATCAGCGCCCAAAACCTCAGTGTTTTACCTCATCGTGATACACTTTTTCAGCGTTGAACAAAATCAACTTCTTCCATGCACGTTCTGTGTTGTTTACCCGCAAGCACTccaagagggagagtgtgtgtatgtgtataggagagagagagagagagagagagagagagagagagatttgtctgCTGCTATTATGCCGCCTCTAACCTTACCCTTGTGTCATTTTTCCAGGATATCTGATTGTCCACTTTGTGCAGTTTCTGTTCGCGCTGGCATTTGCGTATGGAATTGTCTTACCCATTCAGAAAGGACAAATACTGAACTGGCTGTCCACTGTTGGCACAATACTGTGAGTCAGGTGAACAATTATGAGACAGTTACATGTCtcactgtgttttacatcatttCTCACCTATAGAAAAAAGCACTAAATATTCCCCAGCTAAGTTATTAACGAATGCAGTGTTTATCACTCCCCGAGCATTTGAACCAATTTTCAGAAGAGAATTTAACAAATACACCAAAGTCTTTAAAAAAGTTTGATGTATAGataaaaatgtggaaaatgtaATGGGGTGTAATTCCAGACTACAAGACTATGAATAGTGCAGATTATTTTTGAGATTTATGGGTGACTCTTAACTTTAGCTAATTTACCTGAAGgattaaaatatatacacacaattaCTAATGACATTAACAGCTAATACACATATAAACTTAAATGTAAAAGTTAAGTGTATAATAATATTCACTTAACTGACATTAGCTAGGTATTGAATTCCTTGAGGAGCCTTGTTTTGTGAGGATGCACTCATCCTGTCACTCAGGTCGTTGTGCTCTCAGGACCTCTCAGAACTGTTGTtcttattttgttatttatttattttaggttGACCATCTTCATTGTAATTGCTCTCCTTGTCCTTCAAATCATGTTGGTCAAGATGTTTTTTCTTCAAGACAAACTGTCACCtcaagacaaagagaaaccTTTAGCGCTAAACAACAGGTAGGATACTGTAATATGAATGATAGTCTGGTAAATTACCACTAAAATGGCGACatactttatatgtgtgtgtgtgtgtgtgtgtgtacactatacacacacacacatatatatatatacacacacacacacacacatacacacacacacatacatatatatacatatgcctCAAAGAATACTTTATAGGTATTTGACTTTCCCTGTTTACTTAACAGAAAGGCCTTCCACAACTTCaactacttcttcttcttctataaCGTCGTCATGGGTCTGAGCAGCTGTGTGCTGCGTCTGTTAAACAGTTTTGTCGTGGGAACTTGGCTGGTGTCTCGCATCGACCGAACCATCATGCAGAGGGGCTATGAGTCCATGGATACTGGTAAAATCACCGTGGTTTATTGACTGTTTGTTATTGTTACCGATGTTTGCTGCAAACATACAGGGTCTAACAAGTCATTCATATTCTGTGTATACTTATCTATTTTGATAtgattcactgatttttttttttctttaacttgtAACCGTTTAAAATAATCCAAATTTATCAGAACCatgactcactcattcattcattcatccatccatccattcattcattcattcattcattcattcactcactctctcatttcattttttaatttgccttttttaTGACTCATTATTTAGGTTATGGCACCTGGATTGGCATGATTTTTGCAGACCATTACCATAGCAACCCCATcatggtgtgtttttgtcatttattgcTGACtaagacactgaaaaaagaaCGAGGCAATACAGACTCATACTCCCAGTTTGACAACACATCCACAGGTGAGATAAACTACAAACCtcaaagtgtgaaaaaaaagggttttttttaactttcatttttttttactcccaaCTTGTTGTGTACAATGAAGTGAATGCATCGTCTCAGACACGGGAGGTTAGAATGGAAGATTTCAGAGGAGATCAACAATTTCATAACAAATCATtcatatttactttttaaacatATCCAGTCAAGACTGAGTAATGAGCCAAAACTATGTATCAAGATTAATGCGACGGCCTTAAGATATTTTACCGCTTGGGACCTGAAATATGAACTGTTGTGATGCTTCTGCCAAATGTCACCTTTCACCTTTCATGTCATTCTCTTTGGCTGTGTTGTAGAGACAGTGGTGGGTGGCAGGGTCCGGAACCGCTGGTTCCTCTTCTACACTCTGCTCAGGAACCCTGTACTCATTCTgctgaggaagaagaacaaTGACTCTCTCCAGGGCAAAGAGACCATCATCGCTGTAGCTATGTCCATGGCTGCCCAAGCCCAGAAACTGAAAAGCACAGATACGGCCTCTCCTGCAGACCAAGAACCCGAACAACCTTCATTTTGAGCTTTAACCTGTAATCCTGTTACTGAATCCAGGGCCGGAGGGTCCAACCTAGAATGAAgttttctttctgctgtttgACCACACCTCGCAAGGCACGGACAATTATGGGTATTAGTTTTTGACACCAAATAATAAAAAGGGTTCACAGAAGAAGACTCCACAACAGACAGGCAGGTCTCTGTATTGACCAAATTATGCACAGAGATAGGATTTTGACTTAAAATGTGAAAGACATTGTTTTATGATTAGATTAACACAAAGATTATGATGCATTTCTGGCtacctggaaaaaaaactgttgctGAACATTAGATAATATTAAACTTGTTAAATGTGAGAAAACGTAGATGAGGTCATGAAATGTATATACATTTTGTACAATagatctaattttttttttaaatattgtgaataaaaatgacttCCTAAGCAAATTAAATGTCGCCAATTCCAACCAACAcaattaactttttaaaaaaatataaggGCAGATACTTATCAATACAGACTGTCGAAGAGGAATGTACTGTGACGCTGTATTTCTACTTGCTGATTAAAGTAGAGATATGCGTTTTGTTTGGCTCCTGTTGTTAGCCTTCATAGAAACCATTGTCATCCGTCATTAGTGAAATCTGACGTGGATGGCACACATACTGGAAATCGAGCAACATGTCAAGAAAGTAGTGTAGACATGCTTGCGTTTTCCTGTTAGGCTCTGCCAGATTTGTCAACGGAGACCTTGGTGAGTTCAGAGCAAGTGTCAAATTCAGTTGTGTGCTGTAATCTGACAGTTAGGGTATTACTTTGGTaaaggaataaaatgaaaagttgGCAATCAACGCACGAGTGTGAAATGGGTATCATGGGCCACTTTAccaaaaaatgacttttaagTAATTTAATTCGGTCCAGAGTGGATTATGCTTGTTTGTGGTCTATGCCATGTGGTGTTCTTTAGCCAATCCTAGAATTTGTTCTGGCGTTCATTTTTAATTCGAAGGAGTTTTTCCAGACATGGAACACCCAAGACATAGCAGCATTTCGAAGGATTGGAGGCGACGTTTTCAAGGGCGGTACTCGCATCCGTTATCTTTTGCACAGGTAAGACTCGCGAACATACGAGGGAAAGAAACTGTCTACTTTGCAATCCTATTCAACGGAACTTGTTTCAGCTTGTTCTAGGGATGTGTTTGACTGGGGTAGAAGTTATTAAAAACGACAGGGCGTGTGTTCTCTGTTATTAGCAAATTGGCAACATTACTGAGCACACCTTATGACAACTCTagtcattctgtctgttttcaaatTTAGACGATTGCTGTGTAGATGGTCTCATTTCGAAACTGTAAATTGCCTCTCGCAAgttcaaaaaaatgaaaaagtgttaTATCTTGTATTTTGACTACGTAGCATAAAATCTAtaagaacaaaaataataagATGAAGTCGTATGTGTTCAAAGTGTTGAAATAGTTTATTAGATAGCCTACGTGGATTTAAAATGTTCCAGACCATTGACTTAGGTATTACCACATATCTAAGTAAATCAAGTGGtgcttttacattttaacagaaaataaTCCTAAACGTAagattaaacacattttaaaacaaacctCTCTGGAAAGAGACACGTTGAGGGGCAAAAAAGTGGTCCCACCTATCTACAACGTCTGATTCTTGACCCTTATAGGAGGGCACACTCATCAAACTCACTAGCGCGAGACTTCCTTCTACCAAAGATTAATCGAGACATTTCAAGTGAGTGGTTATCAAGTTAGTTGGCCGAACTGTATCTGGATAGAAGATTTAGGTTTTGAAGTACTATTACTCTCTTTTATTCAGAGTCAAAACACTGCTTTGGTTTGACAAATTGTTCAGTGgctcattaaaattcatttgaGGCTGCAGAAATTTAGTTAATTTTTCGAAATTCTTGACTAGCTGCCTGTGGTTAGTTAGCCTACTCTCGTATCGTGAATTAGCCTCGTTAATGGCCGTTGAAGTTCCATAAGACAATACGGTTATAGCTACTTGGCTAACAATCTTACCATCGCAGACTGTCAAATCTTTGTGTTTAACGTTGGgtgaaacataaaaagaaacttTTATTCACTTATCTCTGTGAACCTCGGAAGCAGTGTCAGGTTTAATTTGAAACTGTGCTTAATTGAATAAACGGTTAACGGTTGGTGGGCAGGCCGGTGTGAAGTTATGGCTTAACTTCACATCGGCCTGCACACGTCTCGCCATGCGGTGTTTGCCCAATTGTTCGAATATTTGCTTACATGGGTATGGAATTGATAGTAACTGTAATTTTAGGTAAGTAAATGTCGACAGACTCTCATCTCCTCAGCTGAGTGCTAAATTTAGCTTTTAGTcgtggctcttttttttttttttttttttggagctgtCTCAGCACAGTTTTTTGTTTAAAGTCACATGGGCTGAGACTTGAAAAATCTCTGTCCTTGCGGCTACATGTTTTGCTATTCGTTAAAACCAGTTTTAATAACGACACAAAAACCTTTATTAGCATTGTTTGGGGAGCCACACCATCCTTTTGACCACTGTCTCCTCACTGACTTTCAAGTcttggtcctgtgtgtgtttacgtttaGGATGACAGACGTGGATTTGGTTAAGAAGATGCTTCGAGCTGTCCTGCAGTCCAATAAGAACGGTGTTTCTATGGCACGTCTGCAGTCGGACTACCGCAGCCTAACTGGGGAGTTCATCCCTCACAAACAGATGGGTCATCCAACCATGGAAGGGTTTCTACGCAGCATTCCTTCGGTTGTCCAAATGGAGCGCAGCTCAGTCGGAgaggtgggggagagggaggggctggGTGATGGtggaggggtggagacagagagcacacCTGTCTGACGCCTGTAATCCATGGACATGACCCAGAGCAGCAGTCCTTTAGTTTGTAATTTCAAGGAGTTAAATGCAGTATGACTGGACATTGAACTGTTTTAGTTCCACAAAGTGATAGATTTTGTTGTGAGAATTTCAGGAGGTTTATGTGGAATTTGATACATTATGAAAGTCTCCCAATTATTCCAGCCTTCCTTATATCCCTGGTGTTGTCCTCCTCTGTTTAAGTGTTTGTGGACCTTAAGTttatatcttctctctctctttctttctcttaatttttttatttttaggttGTGTGTTTTGCTGCGGTTTGCAAGGAGACAGCACATATTGCTCAGCTGGTTGCCCGGCAACGGAATTCGAAAAAGGCTGGTCGTTCTCAACTGGTCAACTGTCAGATGAGAGTGAAGCTGTCCTCCCCTTTTGTAGTAAATGGTAGGCATTATATTAAGTTTTAGGAATGAATCAGtcaaaattcaattcaaaattCAGCAAGAAAATGACATAGGATTGTCTTGCAAACTTGGGTTTTAGACTTGAGAGATGCTTACAATCTTTGgctattacttttttttttgtttttttttttgaccaagtATTACAGAAATGTGTCCTGTTGCTTGTCTTTGTAGTAATCAAAAAGTGGTTATGAAGGAGTGTCAAAACTCCCATAGTCAAAGATATTTTATCACTTGCGTTCTTAATCCTCAGGAGAAGACTAAATGCCAAGTGTAAATAAGACACGTACCCAggcagtttggggggggggggaaagagaacacagataagtgtgtcacaggaaaaaaaaccagaatgAACAAGCATTCTTGGTGCCCAGGAGTGCAGTGTCAGatgattcaaatgttttttgagAACATCACATTACATTCTGTCTGTACACAGAGACCTCCTTTCACAGCCTGTGTGTTCAACTCTCAGGCATCTGCAGAGAGACCACTGCAGCAtcaagtaccccccccccctctctctccctccctctctttccatatGAGACAAAGTTTTATCCAGCTTTCTTGTTATCCCAGAATTAAATCCGCATATACTAGAGCAAATATTTAGTCtcagaatttaaaatgaaatgattcaaGCGTGATTACCCTGACATTGCATGTGAAATTCCTTTCAGCAGTCCCAGAGGTCTTCAGCATGCTGTTGATAGTTTGTGGTTAATCTGTGCTTTGTGCTTTGCCTGTGAAAATTGCTCTGCAGGCATATTAGCAGCTCATGTATTTGAATGCCTCTGTATATGTGACTGTCTGCACACAAGTTGTTCTTTCTTTGACATCTTCATCTCCCTTATGGTTTAGCCAGtacacaagggaaaaaaaatgtgtttacttacccaaaaaaaaaccacactttattttaaaactcACAAACTTCGTTGTCAGACATTGATGATGAGAAACATTTTTACTGCTGTCACTGTTGGAATGCCATTTTTGTTTGAGTGCCCATATACTGAAGATGCTGTTTTCTTGGGTGTACTTGTATCGTAGTTTTCCAACCATCGCCcgataaaatgattaaatactCTTAAACATGAAGAAGCGTTTGGAAGTATGCAAATTTAtgaccaaaccccccccccaaaacctcaCTTTGGTTGGGCAGATGAGGAGTGTGTTTTCACTCTGATCCTAAATGAGTAGAAACAGGATTGTCCCAGTTCCTTCAAGAGGCCTCACTTCCCACGCGGAGCTAAGAATAAGGTGCTTTAGTGTGGCAGGGAAAGAGCCTGGATCACAGCAGTGATTGTTAGTGCATCGTGTGCTCCAGCGCGACCTGCTTGCGCAGCAGAATGCACCAGGAGCAACTTGTTACCGTTTTCAGCGGATCTCAACCGAACcctaactaaaaaaaaattccaaacttCATGTTTAGAGAATGTCCTAGGCACGTTTTAGGTGCGCTACATGAATGTTATTGGAACGTTTGAATAGGGAGTGAGGGACAGGGGTGTTTTATGGAAACACCAGCAGTAACTCTGATATGTGTTGACAGAGGATGCTTTGAGTCatattgtctgttttcattatgtGAGTCAAAAGGCTCTGTTCTTATCAGCATTTTAATAGTGCTGTTGGTTTTTAGATAAATGTAATATAGATAACTCAACAATAACATGAAGATCTGTTTACTGGCGCATCATTGCATGATcacatgttaaatgtgtgttagatgtgctAAAACAGGCAACTTAACAATAAGACAAAGATGTATTAATTGGTAAAGCATCACTGTATTACCGCCTAGGTTAAAAACAAGGTTTTATTTAACTTAAACTGGTAGATGCATGCATATGCTAAGGTtctttggggtttgttttttttttcctttctcctttcacAGCCAAACCCAGAACGTCACTGCGTCAGCCAAAGCGAATGGGACGCAGCGTTCGGGGCGGGACCTTCCAGTCCCGGGGCTCACGTATGAGTAGTCACGGCAACCAGCAGCGCCAGGTGTACATGACAGAGTTACCGTCGACCAGGAGCGTTATCAGTCACAGCAGGTAAACCCACATTATAAGACTGAGTGACAGCCACCTTATTGGACAGCTGGACGGGGCTCGCTATCAATCAAGGGCCATTTGTTAGTGCTTGGGACTCCCAAACAGCAGTTCGTTGGCCAGGTGACCACATGGGAAACCTTTtccagtgtgttgctgtgttgaaTCATGTTTTGTCATGCTTTGGACTTTTCGATGTAAAAGCTTGTTTTAAACAGACGGTCTCTCCTCAGGTCAGCGCCCTCAAACGTCCAGAGGGAAGTACACTTGGTGTCAAAGAATGCTGATCAGACCACAGGTAGGCAGGACCGCTGTACTGGAGGGTTCAGAATCCTTAGAGTTTAggactctgtgtttatttaaacacagGTGGTGTTTCCTGTTAAAGCTCTTAACCATTGCAGATGATACAATGAATGTTCGCAAAGTGGGGTTAGACCACCCTGAACAATTTTTTGGTTCATAACTCCCGGTtccttgtgtttgtttaatgctTTATACGGCTAGGGGTCGACCGATTATCTGGTTGTTAAGTAATTGGGGCCAATATTTGCAAATTTTGGATTATCTGTCATTGCTATACTTCTGTCTAAATtcccaataaaaaaagaaaacttctaAAAGCAATCCATGTACTATCCCAAGGCATCTCCTCTGCTATTGGTTACGGCTAACATTCTTTCCACAAAGTTCCCTCATTGGCTGAGACAGACGTTATCTGACCTTGAAAACATATCAGATATATTACTATACAATCAAATATCAACAGTAAAGGAGTCCagtcaaatatataaataaacaaggcTATGGGTGCGCCCTTAATTAATCATACAACGTTATAGATTAATAACAATTATATACAAAATTCATCACAAACGCACAATATTCTCAATTCAAATTACGATTTCAATATCCAGTAAAAATTAGTATGATACTAATTAGTTCAATAAGTTTCTaattaattcagtttaaaaagacCAGCACACCCGCTATTCTAGCTGAGTGTAGTATCCTGTGAGAGAATAGGAAGAAAAGGCAAAGGCCCAGGGAAAAAATTCAAATGTCCAACGAACTCCAAAgtatcaaatcaaataaaaaaaactctccaaGCTTGGAAAGAaaagtctagagagagagatcctaCCGCACTTGCTCAGATGTTTCCAAGTTCACTTCAATGGGTGGCTCACCATCTAACATTAGTATCCTCTCGTGTAAAGGCAGGGAACTCCGTCAAACTCCTTTGAAGTCACTTTCAACTcttataaataatgaaaaaaaaccaaaactaatctcacagaggaaaaataaaggTCTTAAAAGGTTGGTACTTGACCTCTGATTGTCAATTCAGTTTGTAGTTGTTCTCGTACTtcgattgattgattttttttttttttctcttaactgAAATAACTAATTTTGAATAGATACAGTCACTCAAGGAGCGTGAACTTTTGAATAGATACAGCCACTTCTGGTTCATGTTCAAATGTGAATTAATAAATAGTATTTACTAATTAGTTTGCAGACTTTCAATACTCATCagtataaataaaattataataattgtTAGAACAGAGATTTCATTGGGTTGCATTTGCACCAAATAattcggaatggtgacatttatTGCAGTCAGTTTTTCATTcgctcatttgcatgtcacggcaatgatatcatgtcactgTGTGGGTCAATTAGCCTTGTATGTAGGTGCCCTGTTTCTAGTTTGTGAGAGAGGCCGACTACTGGCTGGGAAGGTCTCCCCCTCAGAAGTATgaaatggggaggggggcgggggtagGTTTccctcaggtctccccactggaagcccaAAGTATGGGGAgcgggggaatctatcaaacAAGCTAGAACTGCTACTTGTGGAAGGTAAATATCCAGTAAAAGGGTGGTTGTGCTCAGACCATCCCATTACCCAAACTGCACTAAGTTAATTGGATCTTTTTGAATCAGTATAAGTAGTCTACGCTTCAGCTAAAAAAACAGGCTTGGAATATAAAAGATAATAAGGACTTTTAATAAGGACTAATTGGTGCACTCATGCTATAAGTTGCAACAGTTTGACAGTGCACATTTAACGAACAGTAATGTATATTTATtctttcaaatgaaacattcaaagAAACTCACCCTAAAGCACAGCCCTGATGATTTGCGGTCGTCATTTAAGCAACCGTTAACGAAATGAAACTTCAGCTCGCTTGCGGTTGCACTGTATGTCGGAACGTcactgaaaagctgaaaataCCCCTTTGCCGCTTCGATGTTTCTTCATTTGATCTTTTTGCTCTTTATTGAACTTTCATAGCGGTGATGTGTGGCTGAAACCATAGGACGAAGTAAAGAGAGTTTGTAACCAGGTCCATGTTGTCACAGCCTGTTTCTtctcacaccaaaaaaaaaaaaaaaagcccattctAAAACCATTCACATATCGGCCTGAAATATCGGTTTACCGTCCTCTTTTTGTCACAGATAATCGTTATCGTATCGGCCCCGAAAAAAAGCATAGCGGTCGACCCCTGGAAtagtcagtgtttttgttttttttttataaagggaGTGAGAATAATGTGGCCTGGCTGGTCAGTGTACTTACAGTTGTTTGAGCTCCCTCTTGTGGAAAAATCCTGCACCACAGAGCTCTGTGAAAAGGGGTGTTTAGAATGAGgcatttgttttttcccctgctctttttggaaaatgatgattttgttttttgttttttttttaattattttatttattatttctttttgagAATGATGATTTACATTGGAACGATACTCTGTCACAGCATACTCTGAATGACCATTttttgcgtgtctgtgtgtgtgtttgagctgggaAACAACCCAAGATTGCTGAAAAAGCTACTAAACACAAGAAAAGCCCACCGTGTGCTGGTAGCTATGACCCCTTGGTGGTGCAGAACCAGCTGAAGCAACTGCT
This window harbors:
- the stra6l gene encoding STRA6-like, whose translation is MNRRSETCHNGISPDLFLHCSLVPSFFIVALLSFAQRRSRTQSFEERFPYFKGRFGFVVPLDFIGSLSNRWSYGFAFGAVAPSVLQLFSETYAPFAVPAWAKAIVYFVGALEIGFVHLPFFACLSASDRILGGTLGILYTLMWLIVKLWDTATCPSGPVMGQNENIIFRWPYLLCLSFLLGRFVYILVKAIRIRLQLLTEEDQEHLLQSHQAKYVQTLLRKPPVRPPEKSWFQRNVYEWDPYFKFPNRMIGTSIVALVGLYTMTLADYSLSQYTFDKMDRYVDSLKNLAWSCNQTDNLFAVLIPQLEEFSGVARQCWFATTIFASLTSVTYTLHVLVCYRKHLRRLWAGNKNFLPEKFHNPSSAVSVAAITRYSGWQIAFTLWGYLIVHFVQFLFALAFAYGIVLPIQKGQILNWLSTVGTILLTIFIVIALLVLQIMLVKMFFLQDKLSPQDKEKPLALNNRKAFHNFNYFFFFYNVVMGLSSCVLRLLNSFVVGTWLVSRIDRTIMQRGYESMDTGYGTWIGMIFADHYHSNPIMVCFCHLLLTKTLKKERGNTDSYSQFDNTSTETVVGGRVRNRWFLFYTLLRNPVLILLRKKNNDSLQGKETIIAVAMSMAAQAQKLKSTDTASPADQEPEQPSF